From the genome of Salvelinus fontinalis isolate EN_2023a unplaced genomic scaffold, ASM2944872v1 scaffold_1116, whole genome shotgun sequence:
GGGGGGGAAGAGTTGCTCCTCGGCCGCCTGCAATGACGGCtcctggaggggagaggggggctcCTCGGTGGGGTACCTGACCTGGCCCTCCGCAGCCAAGGGGTGCCCAGGGGACTTTGGGGCGATGGGGCTTTTGAGGATCTCTGTAGCAGACATGCGGTAGCTGGAATCAGTCCGGCTGCCCTTCTTCAGGAGAAGCAGCTTGAACTCCTCGTTGGAGGTGCTGGACTTCTTGGCGCTGCGGTAGATGGGTCCTGGTGTGCGCTGGGTCCCGGCTGCGGTCAGGGTGGAGAGGGCTGGGGCGGGGGGGATGATGAGAGGGGGCGGAGGGGGGATGGCTGGGAGGATAGCTGCAGGGGGAACGACGGCAGCAGGAGGAGGACACAGACGGCTCTTCCCACTCAGCTCTCCAGAGTCCTTACGGCCAAGGACTTTTCTCTTGGACCTAGAATAGGAGAGTGTTACACGGTTCAGGTAAACAGGACATTTTATAGTCCATTCTACTGTGGTTCTGATGTCTGATGGGTTTCTGCTGTGGTTCATATGTCTGATGGGTTTCTGCTGTGGTTCTGATGTCTGATGCATTCGATGTGTGTTCTCAGTTTGTTTGTAATTAGCTGCAACCTTGGAAAACAATGAAGATCTTTTGAACTGAATTGAAGATAGTGACAGATAAATGTAATGATAATATCGGTTATGACAAGTACAGCTATAGCCTAGTGAGTCAAAAATAATACAGTTATTTGAAGTGAATTGAAAGTGACCTGTGGATCATGGCGAACAGGTCTTCAGTAGTACGTGATTTGCTGGGCGACATGAAGACAACATCATCCTCAGGTTTGGTTGTTTCGTCagtcagaggagagagggagttatCACTGGGACTAGTAGACTCTGGAGGAACAGGAGGTTATAGGGAATATCATGCCAGTGATCTGATCACATTCCTTATAGGGCATTAAAGACTAGAGATGAGAGGACCACAACAGAAGTGATCTGATCACATTCCTTATAGGGCATTAAAGACTAGAGATGAGAGGACCACAACAGAAGTGATCTGATCACATTTCTTATAGGGCATTAAAGACTCTAGAGATGAGAGGACCACAACAGAAGTGATCTGATCACATTTCCTATAGGGCATTAAAGACTCTAGAGATGAGAGGACCACAACAGAAGTGATCTGATCACATTCCTTATAGGTCATTAAAGACTCTAGAGACGAGAGGACCACAACAGAAGTGATCTGATCACATTCCTTATAGGGCATTAAAGACTAGAGATGAGAGGACCCCAACAGAAGTGATCTGATCACATTCCTTATAGGTCATTAAAGACTAGAGATGAGAGGACCACAACAGAAGTGATCTGATCACATTCCTTATAGGGCATTAAACCCTCTAGAGATGAGAGGACCACAACAGAAGTGATCTGATCACATTCCTTATAGGTCATTAAACCCTCTAGAGATGAGAGGACCACAACAGAAGTGATCTGATCACATTCCTTATAGATCATTAAACCCTCTAGAGATGAGAGGACCACAACAGAAGTGATCTGATCACATTCCTTATAGGTCATTAAAGACTAGAGATGAGAGGACCACAACAGAAGGAAGAGAAAGGGGATTATACTTTTACTTGAAGTCTCTTAAATTAATACATCAATTCAAAAACAATTAATTGTTAAAAAGTctcaaagtaaagtaaagttttaAGTAAagtattaaagctgcaatatgtcactttttgggtgacctgacaaaattcacatagaaatgtgtttatatagatctgtcattctcattgaaagcaagtctaagaagcagtatatctgttctatgtgctctatttctatgcttcccggttTTGTGTATTTTACTTCTGGTTTTGtataccagcttcaaacagctgaaaatacaatattttgggttatggaaaagatatttcacagcgctttagatggtacaatgattcactACACTATACTTGCCTGTTTtgacacataaactgaaattaggcaaactgttcgaatttttgcaaccaggaaatggcggagcgatttaagtaaagtaaaagtaaaatctATCAATCCAGACTGACCTTTGCTGAAGTAGTCCTCTGTGTCCGGTGTGGTGGAGTCATCTCTGCTGTTATCCTGAGAGGCACTTCTGGTAGGAACCCCTGATAATGTCATCTCATAGCGGTCCTCTCCACCCCTACCTCTTAGATCTATCACATGGCTAATTGAGTAAGGGTGTGATGCTTCCACAGTTACACCGGGCACTTTGTCAGGACTGCTGCTTGGGCCCAAGTCCCACCTCTGGACCATTTGACTGTGACAGGAGTGTGTCTGTGACTGGCTGTGATAATGCGACTGGGACTGATATGAGTGGGACTCCTCTAGCGTCTCGTACGTCGGTGGTTCCCTTGGATGATCTCTTTGATGATATTCTCGATATTCTCTAATTAGGCCTTGACTGTGACTCATAACCCTTGATATCTCTCTATcgtgctcttcctcctcctcgtcttcttCATCCTCTGTCCGCTCCCCTAGCACGTGGCACTCCGGATGTGTAGTAGGAATCACGGGTTCCGGAGTTGGCGGTGGAGCTCGGTGCATGGGTTCCTCAAGTTCCAAAGGTTCCGCAGGCCGTGTCCGGAACGCCGTCATTGCCCAGAAGGTTCCGGGGCTGTAGCGGTCCTGCCGGTGCCTGGCCAGGCTCTCATAGGGCGGGGGGCCGTCCGGGTGCTGCATGGGGGTGGGATGGTGCTGGGGCTGGGGTACAGAGTGGTGGTGTTGCTcctgagaagggtggtgagggtcCTGGCACGGTGGTGGCGGGGGTTTCTGGGCGATGGGTCTCCTGGGTGGCAGGGGCCTGGTGTTGGTGTCAGAGTGGGGGGTCACAATGGTTACACTGGGCATCTTGGGTCTGGTGGCAGGGGCCCCTGAAGCCTCGTGGGCCCAtgcttgtggtggtggtggtggaggctcCTGGCCCTGAGCACCCTGAGCCTGGCCCAGGGCCTGGGGCTGAGAACCATCTGTGGCCCTGTGGCCGATGGAACGTAGATGGACGGAGCGCAGCACAGTGGGGGTGATGGCCAGGGCCATGGGGTTGGCAGCAAGTGGGGCCTCTGGGGTCAGAGTGGATCCATAGATAAACCCAGAGGGGGCTGCACTAACGTTAACACTAGTGTTAGCATTCGCACTAGCGGTAGCGTTAGCACTAGCTTTAGCACTAGCATTAGCGTTAGCGGCTGCAGTGTTACCCGCGGTGGCCCGggcctctgctgctgctgctgccctctgCTTGTTCTGGTGCAGCGTGTGCATGTGGGTCCGGTGGGCCAGAGTGGGTAACGGCCGGCTGCTGTGGGCGCTGTGAAGAGAACTTAAGTCCAGCTGGGTGGGTGGAGCCGGGAAGTCATAGTCCTTCCTGGATgacgaggaagaggaagaggaacaggaagaggaggatcCAGAGGCCGAGCTAGAGAACTGGGTCTGGGCCTGGTGCTGCAGCGAGGATAGAGAAGACTTCCTCTCGGGGACTTTGGGTTTCCGTTTCCCGCTGGTCGGAGAGAGCGGGCCGGGGAAGAACGCTAATGGGAATGAAGACGTGGGCGTCTCGGATTGGCTAGAGTATCCGCTGGAGGGCGAGGCGAGGCCAGCCAGCTTCTCAGGAGAGCCCAGCTTGAAGTCTCCATCCCcggggggaagaggaggggaggtgggCCTGGAGGAGCTGGAACCAGAGCCAGAGGAATGCATCAACACCTGGGTCTCTCCCCCGGGAGAGGAGGAGCTGTCCAGCGGCGACTTCATGCATTCGATAACAGTAGTACCCGTAGCAGTGCTGGAGGTGGACAAGGAGCCGTTGGGGTCCAGGTTATTTTTGGATTTCAAGTCGTTGAGGAACCAGAGGTCTGCATAGTCAGACTGAACGGCGCCCTCGTCCTTGAAGGAGTGAGTGTCCGTGGACCCGAACGAGGTGGGCTCCGTCATCTCCACAGTCCTGGGGCTCCTGGGGCTCCCCATCCCCCaggcacctccaccaccaccacccaccgcCTCAGCCTCCAACCCAGGATTCTCCACCTCCCCTGGGCTGGCCATGTCCAGCTGCAgcctcatctctctgtccctggaaGACATGGGCAGGTTCAATGTCTGGGTCTGCCCACTACTAGGAATCTTTGGTTGGTCCTGGTCGCCCTGCTCATCGCCCTGCTCAGGGGGGACGTTCTCTGGAGCACCAGCGCTACACTTCTCCTTCAGCGATGAGCTCCGTTTTGGTGGGGGTGGCTTGACCTTTGGTTTCTTCAGCGGACGACACGGCCTCCCTAGCGTCAGGGTGGCTCCCCTGTAGTCAGAGGACTGAGGAGGATACCCAGCCATGCCCTCTCCCTCACCAGGCGTAGCGCCCACAGTATTACCCTGGCCACAGTCAGTGCCAGAGCCCACTGCTGC
Proteins encoded in this window:
- the LOC129848702 gene encoding actin remodeling regulator NHS-like translates to MGNSQRTIPPCRMQRRKRSRRGGKQEKDIAAVSNLDVESKLTVHYQAPWHQHHNVFHPCSRPPCVEELHRCAKQSLRALHRDQQQRQRSNSRERRVTISGAPPMPTLPSPRTLRRHEQRGRHSRAQARPEREIEYQLRKERHVKETDIQTIQRKERPGREVHCHTIQRKAATTTDPDAEPAVGHRSTGAIPNPPSTLDKQTNWSKALPLPTPQERMKSDPAVVSSCIIPINVTGVGFDREASVRCSLVHSQSVLQRRRKLRRRKTITGIPRRVQQDMDSDESPVARERTVMVHTNPHLSLCQEELSLRGGHTKDSGCQTDDCLIGGGGAPSRRRIRAQRGGQGGIPASLSHSTGNISSLPDHPDTAMYTASGSRLRSRSLPREGGRIRDEDQDDSDEDEDDDDDDDDEDEELSPYETEDFLPGTGPRMLKDEEESTDDQAMPELQLGSLKRIQQGDGGSPEHMWMERGRSRLPRQVDMGSCEISSSSDTFSSPIHSVSTTGVLRGQIDHKEDHQSSSGNWSGSSSTCPSQTSETLPPAASPPLTGSSHCDSELSLNAAPHAIDDLTGFIIDPYHSDQPQGQGHRSSSFTSSATDQLDDAGVSTASEGEWTYPQDQADQDQLCCQDFSPRRSSRGDQTRIDFTSISTYDGFSERAPPTAAADSQGFYSSSMHFDPMQGQSYRSYMYNYAAVGSGTDCGQGNTVGATPGEGEGMAGYPPQSSDYRGATLTLGRPCRPLKKPKVKPPPPKRSSSLKEKCSAGAPENVPPEQGDEQGDQDQPKIPSSGQTQTLNLPMSSRDREMRLQLDMASPGEVENPGLEAEAVGGGGGGAWGMGSPRSPRTVEMTEPTSFGSTDTHSFKDEGAVQSDYADLWFLNDLKSKNNLDPNGSLSTSSTATGTTVIECMKSPLDSSSSPGGETQVLMHSSGSGSSSSRPTSPPLPPGDGDFKLGSPEKLAGLASPSSGYSSQSETPTSSFPLAFFPGPLSPTSGKRKPKVPERKSSLSSLQHQAQTQFSSSASGSSSSCSSSSSSSSRKDYDFPAPPTQLDLSSLHSAHSSRPLPTLAHRTHMHTLHQNKQRAAAAAEARATAGNTAAANANASAKASANATASANANTSVNVSAAPSGFIYGSTLTPEAPLAANPMALAITPTVLRSVHLRSIGHRATDGSQPQALGQAQGAQGQEPPPPPPQAWAHEASGAPATRPKMPSVTIVTPHSDTNTRPLPPRRPIAQKPPPPPCQDPHHPSQEQHHHSVPQPQHHPTPMQHPDGPPPYESLARHRQDRYSPGTFWAMTAFRTRPAEPLELEEPMHRAPPPTPEPVIPTTHPECHVLGERTEDEEDEEEEEHDREISRVMSHSQGLIREYREYHQRDHPREPPTYETLEESHSYQSQSHYHSQSQTHSCHSQMVQRWDLGPSSSPDKVPGVTVEASHPYSISHVIDLRGRGGEDRYEMTLSGVPTRSASQDNSRDDSTTPDTEDYFSKESTSPSDNSLSPLTDETTKPEDDVVFMSPSKSRTTEDLFAMIHRSKRKVLGRKDSGELSGKSRLCPPPAAVVPPAAILPAIPPPPPLIIPPAPALSTLTAAGTQRTPGPIYRSAKKSSTSNEEFKLLLLKKGSRTDSSYRMSATEILKSPIAPKSPGHPLAAEGQVRYPTEEPPSPLQEPSLQAAEEQLFPPNLFPRPSSDSFSPKTPPTSASSRQGRSRIPPAANSSRYSTRSRLYTAPMQVISEGETENSDGSPHDDRSS